Proteins encoded in a region of the Mucilaginibacter sabulilitoris genome:
- a CDS encoding RagB/SusD family nutrient uptake outer membrane protein — protein MKKIYSQIVTFWVCGLLLLGIASCKKGGGFLAQTSTTDLNQTSVFADSARTAGFLANIYSNVGFSASATRFVYDPLGKKVICGGLDAACDESEPSHAFSTTASAFATGTVNAGIVDDGPYKTCYSNIRSVNQFLKNLPSSPIKAPNKALMVAEARFLRAWYYAILLKHYAGVPLVGDSLFTYETPINVKRSTYAQCVDYITSECDAAAQVLPLVQTGADYGRASKGACLALKARVLLYAASPLFNGTTLVQDAGGNADPALVGYPVHDNGLWKKAEDAAAVLVKSVYSLNTLPPKNVDASAPGAGFQGLFPQRENSEYIFEFMRPGNSDLENLFLPPSRNGANGAFPYQGLVDAFPMSNGKLITDPTSGYNSNDPYANRDPRLNYSITHDQSIMLVRLGNGTVDGVGPVNIFIGSYNGNVTGQDAVRQGTPTGYYCNKMLDPAATSSSLQFNTSRVIPLMRYAEVLLNYAEAANEYEGPTNNVYDVINSIRKRAGLNPFQLPSGLSKDEMRKYIQNERRIELAYEEHRFWDVRRWKIAGETENIQAQGMEVRRNGTSVTYNKFNVTKHNFRAAMYLWPFPLSETGKSPSLVQNPGY, from the coding sequence ATGAAAAAAATTTACTCTCAGATTGTTACTTTTTGGGTATGCGGATTATTGCTTTTGGGGATTGCTTCCTGTAAAAAAGGAGGAGGGTTTCTTGCGCAAACTTCCACAACAGACTTAAACCAAACCTCCGTATTTGCCGATAGTGCGCGTACCGCCGGGTTTCTTGCAAACATATACTCAAACGTAGGTTTTAGCGCGAGCGCAACCAGGTTTGTTTATGATCCCCTGGGTAAAAAGGTTATTTGCGGAGGTCTGGATGCCGCATGTGATGAGTCGGAACCATCCCATGCTTTTTCAACAACAGCGTCAGCATTTGCAACAGGAACCGTTAATGCCGGTATTGTTGATGACGGCCCATATAAAACCTGCTATAGCAACATACGCTCGGTAAACCAGTTTTTAAAAAACCTTCCTTCGTCGCCCATAAAAGCACCCAATAAGGCGCTTATGGTAGCTGAAGCAAGATTTCTCAGGGCCTGGTATTACGCCATTTTATTAAAGCATTATGCTGGTGTACCCCTGGTTGGCGATAGCTTATTTACCTACGAAACACCTATAAATGTTAAACGCAGTACCTATGCACAATGTGTAGACTACATTACCTCTGAATGCGATGCAGCGGCACAGGTATTACCATTGGTACAAACCGGTGCCGACTATGGAAGAGCATCAAAAGGAGCCTGTTTGGCGTTAAAAGCAAGGGTTTTGCTTTATGCGGCAAGTCCGTTATTTAATGGCACAACACTGGTACAAGATGCAGGGGGCAATGCCGATCCAGCTTTGGTAGGCTATCCTGTTCATGATAATGGCCTGTGGAAAAAGGCCGAGGATGCCGCTGCTGTACTTGTAAAAAGTGTATATTCTTTAAATACCCTGCCTCCCAAAAATGTGGATGCATCGGCGCCCGGAGCCGGTTTTCAGGGGTTGTTTCCACAGCGCGAGAACAGCGAGTATATTTTTGAGTTTATGAGACCGGGTAATTCTGATCTTGAAAACCTGTTTCTGCCACCTTCAAGGAATGGAGCGAATGGTGCTTTTCCTTATCAGGGGCTGGTTGATGCATTCCCGATGAGTAATGGTAAGCTCATAACCGACCCAACATCCGGTTACAACTCGAATGATCCGTATGCAAACCGCGATCCACGCTTAAATTATAGCATTACTCATGACCAATCTATTATGCTGGTACGCCTGGGCAATGGTACTGTAGATGGCGTGGGGCCGGTAAACATATTTATAGGCAGCTATAACGGCAATGTTACCGGACAGGACGCGGTGAGGCAGGGAACACCCACCGGCTATTATTGCAATAAAATGCTCGACCCTGCAGCCACCTCATCATCGCTTCAGTTTAATACCTCACGTGTAATACCGTTGATGCGCTATGCCGAAGTTTTACTGAACTATGCTGAGGCTGCCAATGAATATGAAGGGCCTACGAACAATGTGTATGATGTAATAAATAGTATAAGGAAACGCGCGGGTCTGAATCCTTTTCAATTGCCGTCTGGGCTTAGCAAAGATGAAATGCGTAAATATATTCAAAACGAAAGGCGTATTGAGCTGGCTTATGAAGAGCATCGCTTCTGGGATGTGAGGCGGTGGAAAATTGCCGGCGAGACAGAAAATATCCAGGCGCAGGGAATGGAAGTAAGGCGTAACGGCACAAGTGTAACTTATAATAAGTTTAACGTCACCAAGCACAACTTCAGAGCGGCAATGTATTTATGGCCTTTCCCGCTTAGCGAAACCGGTAAATCTCCTTCGCTTGTGCAAAACCCCGGTTACTG
- a CDS encoding alpha/beta hydrolase, with translation MNTYKKSVLLFIICLIAFIKANAAVVDTVITHSTSMHKDIKTVVIKPAGYSTAKKFPVLYLLHGFSGNYSDWILKVPAITKLADQYQVIIVCADGNFAGWYYDSPVNKDWQYETYVGTELVNYVDKHYSTIANRSGRAITGLSMGGHGAMYIAFKHQDTFGAVGSMSGAVDIRPFSDAFGIEQVLGKYSEHPEIWEKNSVINMIYLLKPNSLAITFDCGYDDFLYQVNLAFHNELLMRKIPHDFTVRPGSHTWEYWGNSIVYQMLFFSRYFNKIK, from the coding sequence ATGAATACGTATAAAAAATCAGTTCTGTTGTTTATTATCTGTTTAATTGCTTTTATAAAAGCCAATGCGGCTGTCGTTGATACTGTAATAACTCATAGCACATCGATGCATAAGGATATTAAGACTGTAGTTATTAAACCGGCCGGGTACTCTACCGCAAAGAAATTTCCAGTACTGTACTTGCTGCATGGTTTCAGCGGCAACTATAGCGATTGGATTCTTAAAGTACCGGCCATTACCAAACTGGCCGACCAATACCAGGTTATTATTGTTTGTGCCGATGGAAATTTCGCCGGCTGGTATTACGACAGTCCGGTTAATAAGGATTGGCAATATGAAACTTACGTAGGCACCGAACTGGTTAATTATGTAGATAAACATTACTCTACCATAGCCAATAGGAGCGGCCGTGCCATTACCGGCTTAAGTATGGGAGGACATGGCGCTATGTACATTGCCTTTAAACATCAGGACACTTTCGGAGCGGTTGGCAGTATGAGCGGTGCCGTAGATATAAGGCCGTTTTCTGATGCCTTTGGAATAGAGCAGGTGCTGGGTAAATACAGCGAGCACCCCGAAATTTGGGAAAAAAACAGTGTGATCAATATGATATATCTCCTAAAACCAAATTCGCTGGCCATTACATTTGATTGTGGCTATGATGATTTTTTATACCAGGTTAATTTAGCTTTCCATAACGAACTTTTGATGCGTAAAATTCCGCATGATTTTACGGTAAGGCCCGGATCACATACCTGGGAATATTGGGGCAATTCTATAGTTTACCAAATGTTGTTTTTTAGCCGTTACTTTAATAAAATAAAGTAG